A DNA window from Impatiens glandulifera chromosome 7, dImpGla2.1, whole genome shotgun sequence contains the following coding sequences:
- the LOC124945626 gene encoding phosphoribosylformylglycinamidine cyclo-ligase, chloroplastic/mitochondrial-like: MSASFGGAKGPGLSGCLPDWNKSSALAPKLSSRPIINYSLKRLPALSMDFGRAAGANNNNNNKTSNTRMTVHMSIGESGAAAAAAAGGGGGLTYKEAGVDIDAGSELVRRIAKMAPGIGGFGGLFPLGDSYLVAGTDGVGTKLKLAFESGIHDTIGIDLVAMSVNDIVTSGAKPLFFLDYFATSRLDVDLAEKVIRGIVDGCQQSDCTLLGGETAEMPGFYADGEYDLSGFAVGIVKKEAVIDGKNITSGDVLIGLPSSGVHSNGYSLVRRVLDQSGLSLKDELPGENITLGQALMAPTVIYVKQVLDIIGQGGVKGIAHITGGGFTDNIPRVFPKGFGALIYKDSWSIPPIFKWIQKVGRIEEDEMLRTFNNGIGMVLVLSREAAERIPKSVGYRIGEVVVGDGVTYHHHHPK, from the exons ATGTCTGCATCCTTCGGAGGAGCAAAGGGGCCAGGGCTGTCCGGATGCTTACCTGATTGGAATAAATCATCGGCACTCGCACCCAAGTTATCATCCAGGCCAATCATCAATTACAGTTTGAAAAGGCTTCCTGCACTCTCTATGGATTTTGGGAGAGCAGCCGgtgctaataataataataataataaaacatcaaACACTAGGATGACAGTCCACATGTCAATTGGTGAAAGTggagctgctgctgctgctgctgctggtggtggtggtggtctAACTTACAAGGAAGCAGGAGTTGACATAGATGCAGGTTCTGAACTTGTGAGAAGAATTGCAAAAATGGCGCCAGGAATCGGTGGCTTTGGAGGACTTTTCCCTCTGG gTGATTCTTATCTTGTGGCTGGTACAGATGGTGTGGGTACAAAGCTTAAGTTAGCATTTGAATCTGGAATTCATGATACTATTGGGATTGATCTG GTTGCAATGAGCGTCAACGATATTGTTACTTCTGGAGCAAAGCCTTTGTTTTTCCTTGATTACTTTGCCACAAGCCGTCTTGATGTAGATCTTGCTGAAAAG GTTATAAGAGGAATTGTTGATGGTTGCCAACAATCTGATTGCACTCTTTTGGGTGGAGAG ACTGCAGAGATGCCGGGCTTCTATGCGGATGGAGAGTACGATCTAAGTGGCTTTGCTGTTGGTATAGTTAAGAAGGAGGCTGTCATTGATGGGAAAAACATCACATCTGGCGATGTTCTCATTGGGCTGCCATCTAGTGGGGTTCATTCTAATGGTTACTCCCTTGTTagaag AGTTTTGGATCAAAGTGGACTCTCCCTCAAGGATGAACTTCCAGGTGAAAACATCACCTTAGGTCAAGCTCTTATGGCTCCTACTGTTATTTACGTAAAACAG GTACTTGACATTATAGGCCAGGGAGGTGTTAAAGGAATAGCTCACATAACAGGTGGTGGGTTTACAGATAACATTCCTCGGGTTTTCCCAAAAGGGTTTGGGGCACTTATTTACAAGGACTCCTGGTCAATACCTCCTATCTTCAAATGGATTCAAAAG GTGGGAAGAATAGAGGAGGATGAAATGTTGAGAACCTTCAACAATGGAATCGGGATGGTTCTTGTGTTGAGCAGAGAAGCTGCCGAGAGAATCCCAAAATCAGTCGGATATCGAATTGGTGAAGTAGTTGTGGGTGACGGAGTGACttaccaccaccaccacccaaaataa
- the LOC124945815 gene encoding uncharacterized protein LOC124945815, producing MENVRGAREMTKSLQNLKVNHTSEDRMPNRCIFSVFCSPTLQVQKLKAPSLVNLCLGIVGKHFEDIVEDLADIAANFPSDIKLAMAAIARRRKLLNDKIIIDLAESSWEILDLSGSDVSDFGLAKLALICNRRLRAVDISRCIKITPVGVYEALQHCGKLEVLRWGGCPESDSVARASLCLLKPKLEDMDGDSWEDLDTMEIAPSLRWLIWPNIDKDSMEKLWMECPRIVVNPKPVSSVLGYNRGRGGGGEIIPREAVDDVELDEVFVKDVDPKTWSAIGGGGGGTTGGVGDHKLEEEDDITISVAEKFRLAYLDRDTRLAPKRAKNVRQRQRRAEREAETSSTMAKALVARSNINKKDDDGYWW from the exons ATGGAAAATGTGAGAGGCGCGAGAGAAATGACCAAGTCATTACAGAATCTAAAAGTTAATCACACCTCGGAAGACCGTATGCCCAATCGTTGCATCTTTTCCGTTTTCTGTTCCCCCA CTCTACAAGTACAGAAATTGAAAGCTCCGAGCCTAGTCAATTTATGCCTGGGAATTGTTGGGAAGCATTTTGAAGATATCGTCGAGGACTTGGCAGATATTGCTGCCAATTTCCCTTCAGATATTAAG TTGGCAATGGCAGCGATTGCAAGGCGAAGGAAGTTGTTGAATGATAAAATCATAATTGATTTAGCTGAAAGCTCCTGGGAAATCCTTGATTTGTCAGGTTCGGATGTTTCAGACTTTGGTTTGGCAAAGTTGGCATTGATATGCAATCGACGTCTCCGAGCTGTTGATAtaag TCGGTGCATAAAGATTACTCCAGTTGGTGTTTATGAGGCTTTGCAGCATTGTGGTAAATTGGAGGTATTAAGATGGgg AGGATGCCCAGAAAGCGACTCTGTGGCCCGTGCAAGCTTGTGCCTATTGAAACCGAAATTGGAAGACATGGATGGTGATTCTTGGGAGGATCTTGATACCATGGAGATTGCACCTTCTCTGCGCTGGCTCATATgg CCAAATATTGACAAAGATTCAATGGAGAAGTTGTGGATGGAATGCCCCCGAATTGTAGTAAATCCAAAACCAGTATCATCTGTTTTAGGGTAtaatagaggaagaggaggaggaggagagatAATACCTAGGGAGGCAGTAGATGATGTAGAGTTGGATGAAGTTTTTGTGAAGGATGTTGATCCTAAGACATGGAGTGCaataggaggaggaggaggaggtaCTACTGGTGGTGTTGGGGATCACAAGTTGGAAGAGGAAGATGATATTACTATTTCTGTTGCTGAGAAGTTTAGGCTTGCATATTTAGATAGAGATACGAGGCTTGCCCCTAAGCGCGCAAAGAACGTAAGGCAAAGGCAGAGGCGTGCAGAAAGAGAGGCGGAAACTAGCAGCACAATGGCCAAGGCACTAGTTGCTCGCTCTAACATCAACAaaaaagatgatgatggctaCTGGTGGTAG
- the LOC124944534 gene encoding CASP-like protein 2D1, giving the protein MNDVGEHRRRRRKCGVVVKMMIELFVRLLVIPLNVGSIWLTFTSKQDNITYGTLDFRDLLGLKYMICISVVSCVYALFAAALTFSIWIIINNNNNITGSFLTKLAWLFFIADQVIAYLTVTSTGAVGEMVYLSYHGDVKVTWSETCTTYPNFCNRIKTALILHSFTLSSFFLLPIVSAFRLFSNNNNLHPQTTTTPTFTTTNPTYTTIII; this is encoded by the exons atGAATGATGTTGGTGAGCatcggaggaggaggaggaagtgTGGAGTGGTGGTGAAGATGATGATAGAGTTGTTTGTTAGGCTGTTGGTGATTCCTCTAAATGTTGGTTCCATTTGGCTAACTTTTACCAGCAAACAGGACAATATCACCTACGGAACACTAGACTTCCGGGATCTTCTAGGACTCAA ATATATGATTTGCATCAGTGTTGTTTCTTGTGTGTATGCACTTTTTGCGGCGGCTCTGACTTTCTCAATAtggattattattaataataataataacatcacCGGAAGCTTCCTCACCAAATTAGCTTGGCTTTTCTTCATCGCTGACCAg GTTATTGCATATTTAACGGTTACATCAACGGGGGCAGTGGGAGAGATGGTGTACTTGTCATACCATGGAGATGTTAAAGTGACTTGGAGCGAAACATGCACAACATATCCCAACTTCTGCAATAGAATCAAAACCGCTCTCATCCTTCATTCCTTCACACTTTCCTCTTTCTTCCTATTACCAATTGTATCCGCATTTCGCCTTTtctccaacaacaacaacctCCATCCCCAAACAACTACAACACCAACCTTCACTACCACTAACCCTACTTACACTACTATCATTATTTGA
- the LOC124944533 gene encoding protein TORNADO 1 has product MMEAIKHDDKYLRDLEWLVQNIQSETNLNLIRRVSFSVISDLPSSSSSSSSSCACSSCCYQIETDKYMSSSLDINIFEHSQCFLSVLLSLLSTTASQYSSLRELHLRHIKWDDSQQMHSLVLLLLHNTPTITQIVFNNNNFNNLDCLSIFSDMLTKNDKLKEVIFSESHLGPLGASLLASALQLNTSLEELQIWEDSVGSRGAEELSKMIEINSSLKLLTIFDSTPRTATPLISSVLARNRHMELHIWSQLEPPPRGGGGGGQGQTKVAELLIVPDHQHQHHHQNNNNSTTTTTLLRVYRLDASGSCRVACSLGMNSTVRSLDLTGIRLNTKWAKEFRWVLEQNTVLRDVNISSTSLKDKGVVYIAAGLFKNKTLQRLSLHGNCFSGIGVEHLLCPFTRFSALQLQANLTLNALTFGGRKTKIGRQGLASILQMLTTNQSLTRLSIYDDESLRSEDFVKMFKNLEMNNNNARLRHLSLQGCKGVNGELLLQAIMSTLQVNPWLQELDLARTPLQSSGKTEGIYKKLGQNEKMETDSIELINVDLLKDMPMVVPKSSCRVFFCGQEHAGKTTLCNSVARNFSSSSKLPYMDHIRTLVNPVEEVVKGGGMKIKTFKDELGTKISLWNLAGQQHELYALHDLMFPAGHGSSSASFFVVVVSLDTITKSPPQTAMATVPVNIIEDDIKYWLRFIVSNSKRAAHAAEAAATPLPHVTLVLTHYDQINLSSSESLQATVHSIQRLRDKFNGYVEFYPTAFTVDARSSASVSKLAHHLRATSKTILQRVPRVYELCNDLIQLLSNWRIDNSNKPSMRWKEFEQLCQVKIPSLRVIRSRNGDQQAEKVVETRRRAVASYMHHIGEVIFFNELEFLILDIEWFCGEVLGQLMAGLDIRKRGGGGGRGNNITTTGFLSRKDLEKILKENLQQSNIPGMGNKLLDDLDASDLVRMMLKLELCYEQEDSSSSSSSGPNSMLFIPSILEQGRGGRRRRWDFTTPPDCVFVGRHLECDDSSLTFLTPGFFPRLQVHLHNRVMALKNQHGATYSLEKYLISITIDGIHVRVELGSGGQLGYYVDILASSSTKTLTEIVNLFRHLIIPSILSLCQGEGGGVMLTENVIRPECVRNLTPPRYRKTQFVPLHRLKEALLTVPADNMYDYQHTWDQVLDSTSGGGGDGGGGRTVVLRQGFDLARDILSDDEFREVVHRRYHDLYNLAMELDFPTNTEHNSSPEEEEENIVDPSLGGIAKGVEAVLRRLKIMEQEMRDVKQEIQGLRYYEHGLLVELHRKVLYLVNFNVEVEERKFPNMFFFVETEKYSTRRLVTKLISGMAALRLHMLCEYRQEMHVVEDQVGCQVLKVDNRAVKCVAPYMKKFMKLLTFALKIGAHLAAGMGSMIPDLSREVAHLVDVSIVLSGGGGAGAVAVAAGGGGALGAAAAVGNYRDSRNNSNSTTTGHDQKAAQQWLMDFLRDEKCWSGREVAEKFGLWRVRYRDSGQIAWICRHHMYSRSNQVHQLPI; this is encoded by the exons ATGATGGAAGCAATTAAACATGATGATAAGTACCTGAGAGATCTTGAATGGCTTGTACAGAATATCCAATCAGAAACAAACCTGAATCTAATTCGAAGAGTCTCCTTTTCTGTAATCTCTGATctaccatcatcatcttcatcttcttcttcttcttgtgctTGCAGCAGCTGTTGTTACCAAATAGAAACGGACAAGTACATGAGCAGCTCCTTGGACATCAACATCTTCGAGCATTCTCAATGTTTCTTGTCAGTGCTCCTCTCCCTCCTATCTACTACAGCCTCCCAATACTCGTCTCTCCGGGAACTCCATCTTCGACACATCAAATGGGACGACTCTCAACAGATGCATTCCCTTGTGTTGTTGCTCCTACACAACACCCCAACCATCACTCAGATTGTCTTTAATAACAACAACTTCAACAACTTAGACTGCCTATCCATCTTTTCTGACATGTTAACCAAAAATGACAAGTTAAAAGAGGTCATCTTCTCCGAATCCCATCTCGGCCCCCTTGGAGCTTCCCTTCTTGCTTCCGCCCTTCAACTCAACACCTCATTGGAAGAGCTCCAGATATGGGAAGATTCTGTTGGTTCGAGAGGAGCCGAGGAGCTCTCCAAAATGATCGAAATTAACTCTTCTCTCAAACTTCTCACCATCTTCGACTCAACTCCAAGGACTGCCACCCCCTTGATCTCCTCCGTCTTGGCCAGGAACCGACACATGGAACTCCACATTTGGAGTCAGCTGGAACCACCACCccgaggaggaggaggaggaggacaaGGCCAGACCAAGGTGGCAGAATTATTAATTGTGCCTgatcatcaacatcaacatcatcatcagaacaacaacaacagtactactactactactctTCTTCGTGTTTACAGGCTTGATGCATCCGGTTCTTGTAGAGTTGCTTGCTCACTTGGTATGAACTCAACGGTGAGGTCATTGGACTTAACGGGTATCAGGCTGAACACAAAATGGGCCAAAGAATTCAGATGGGTTCTTGAACAAAATACAGTCCTGAGAGACGTCAACATATCCTCAACTTCCCTCAAAGACAAGGGTGTGGTCTATATTGCAGCTGGATTATTCAAGAATAAGACCTTGCAAAGATTGAGCCTTCACGGAAATTGCTTTAGTGGGATAGGTGTGGAGCATTTGCTCTGCCCATTCACCAGGTTCTCCGCCCTGCAACTCCAAGCCAACCTAACACTCAACGCCTTAACTTTTGGAGGAAGAAAAACCAAAATTGGGAGACAAGGCCTGGCTTCTATCCTACAGATGCTGACCACCAATCAGAGTTTGACCCGTTTGTCCATATATGACGATGAAAGCCTAAGGTCCGAGGACTTTGTGAAGATGTTCAAGAATTTggagatgaataataataatgccAGGTTGAGGCATTTGTCTCTACAAGGCTGCAAAGGGGTAAATGGTGAACTGTTACTCCAGGCCATCATGTCTACCCTACAGGTCAATCCATGGCTCCAGGAGCTTGATCTGGCCAGAACACCATTGCAGAGTTCTGGGAAGACGGAAGGGATATACAAGAAATTAGGCCAAAACGAGAAGATGGAAACAGACTCGATAGAGTTAATTAATGTTGATTTACTCAAGGACATGCCAATGGTTGTTCCAAAGAGCTCCTGTAGAGTCTTCTTCTGCGGACAGGAACATGCAG GTAAAACTACACTATGCAATTCCGTGGCTCGCAACTTCTCCTCTTCTTCCAAACTGCCCTACATGGATCACATAAGAACACTTGTTAACCCAGTTGAGGAAGTTGTGAAAGGCGGAGGAATGAAAATAAAGACTTTTAAAGATGAATTAGGAACAAAGATTTCTTTATGGAACCTTGCGGGTCAACAACACGAGTTGTATGCCCTCCACGACCTCATGTTTCCAGCTGGGCATGGAAGCAGCAGCGCCTCGTTCTTTGTTGTCGTAGTCAGTTTAGACACAATTACAAAGAGTCCCCCCCAAACAGCAATGGCAACGGTGCCTGTGAATATAATCGAGGACGACATTAAGTACTGGCTTCGATTCATAGTTTCTAATTCTAAAAGGGCCGCCCACGCCGCGGAAGCAGCAGCAACACCACTACCACACGTCACTCTAGTTCTCACACACTATGACCAAATTAACCTATCATCATCTGAAAGCCTGCAGGCCACAGTCCATTCAATACAAAGATTGAGAGATAAGTTTAATGGGTATGTCGAATTCTACCCAACTGCCTTCACTGTCGATGCTAGGTCATCAGCATCCGTGAGTAAGCTCGCACATCACCTGAGGGCCACAAGCAAGACGATTCTTCAAAGAGTTCCAAGAGTTTATGAGCTCTGCAACGATCTAATACAACTTCTGTCAAACTGGAGAATAGACAACTCTAACAAGCCATCAATGAGGTGGAAGGAATTCGAGCAACTTTGCCAGGTCAAGATTCCATCTTTAAGGGTGATTAGGTCAAGAAATGGTGACCAACAAGCTGAGAAAGTAGTGGAGACGAGAAGACGGGCCGTTGCAAGCTATATGCATCACATAGGGGAGGTTATTTTTTTCAACGAACTGGAATTTCTGATTTTAGATATCGAGTGGTTTTGCGGAGAAGTTCTTGGCCAACTCATGGCAGGATTAGATATTAGGAaacgaggaggaggaggaggaagaggaaacAACATCACAACAACTGGATTCTTAAGCAGAAAGGATTTAGAGAAGATTCTGAAAGAAAATCTTCAACAGAGTAATATACCTGGGATGGGTAATAAATTGTTAGACGATTTGGATGCCAGTGATCTTGTGAGAATGATGCTGAAACTTGAGCTGTGTTATGAACAAGAAGATTCatcatcctcatcctcatctGGTCCAAATTCGATGTTATTCATCCCCTCCATTCTTGAACAAGgtagaggaggaagaagaagaagatgggaCTTCACTACGCCTCCCGATTGCGTTTTTGTGGGCCGACATCTGGAGTGCGATGATTCCAGCCTTACTTTCCTTACGCCAGGCTTCTTTCCTCGGCTGCAG GTGCATCTTCATAACAGAGTGATGGCCCTTAAGAATCAACATGGAGCGACTTACAGTCTCGAGAAATACCTCATTTCCATTACCATCGACGGCATCCATGTCCGCGTAGAGCTGGGCAGCGGCGGCCAGTTAGGCTACTACGTTGACATCCTTGCATCTTCTTCCACTAAGACCCTGACAGAAATTGTCAATCTCTTCCGCCATCTCATCATCCCAAGCATCCTTAGTCTCTGCCAGGGAGAGGGAGGAGGGGTCATGCTCACTGAAAACGTTATCCGGCCAGAATGCGTCAGAAATCTTACTCCCCCACGGTACAGGAAAACCCAGTTTGTTCCATTGCATCGACTGAAAGAGGCTTTGCTCACGGTTCCTGCAGACAACATGTATGATTATCAGCACACATGGGATCAAGTACTAGACTCCACCtcaggtggtggtggtgatggtggtggtggtAGGACGGTGGTTCTAAGGCAAGGGTTTGATCTGGCAAGAGATATATTATCAGACGATGAATTTAGAGAAGTTGTTCATAGAAGATATCACGACTTATATAACCTAGCCATGGAACTCGATTTTCCGACCAACACGGAACATAATTCTTCtccggaggaggaggaggagaataTTGTGGATCCTTCTTTAGGAGGAATTGCGAAAGGAGTGGAGGCAGTTCTTCGTAGACTGAAGATAATGGAGCAAGAGATGAGAGATGTGAAGCAAGAGATTCAAGGGTTGAGATATTATGAACATGGGCTTCTAGTTGAGCTGCATAGAAAAGTGTTGTACCTGGTGAACTTCAACGTGGAAGTAGAAGAAAGGAAATTCCCAAACATGTTCTTCTTCGTGGAAACGGAGAAGTATTCAACAAGGAGATTAGTTACAAAGCTGATATCGGGCATGGCGGCACTGAGGCTTCACATGCTGTGCGAGTACAGACAGGAAATGCACGTGGTGGAAGACCAGGTGGGGTGCCAAGTGCTAAAAGTGGACAACAGAGCGGTGAAATGCGTGGCACCGTACATGAAGAAATTCATGAAGCTTCTAACATTTGCTCTTAAGATAGGAGCTCATTTAGCAGCCGGGATGGGAAGTATGATTCCCGATTTGAGCAGGGAAGTGGCCCACCTAGTGGACGTCTCAATTGTCTTGTCCGGAGGAGGAGGTGCTGGTGCTGTTGCTGTAGCAGCAGGCGGCGGAGGAGCTCTCGGGGCTGCTGCAGCAGTAGGAAATTACAGGGATTCAAGAAACAACAGTAATAGTACTACTACTGGACATGATCAAAAGGCGGCTCAACAATGGCTGATGGATTTCCTTAGAGATGAGAAGTGTTGGAGTGGAAGAGAGGTGGCAGAGAAATTCGGGTTGTGGAGAGTTCGATACAGAGATAGCGGGCAGATAGCATGGATATGTCGCCACCATATGTATTCCCGATCCAACCAAGTTCATCAACTGCCCATATga